In Castanea sativa cultivar Marrone di Chiusa Pesio chromosome 6, ASM4071231v1, a single window of DNA contains:
- the LOC142639506 gene encoding uncharacterized protein LOC142639506, whose amino-acid sequence MDPLQYLMAKPVQDEKAAKLVLLLSEFDIKYVTKKSMKGRAIADHLAHCSPEEAEEIQGDFPEEDIMEIEVESWKMYFGGATSQSKNGIGVLLISPKGTHIPFSGKLNFPATNNATKYEACIMGPQVALGLGVKELEINIIYRYGVPHEIISDNGLHLKGETEKLLRQFNIQHHKSSPYRHQTNGAVDAANKNIG is encoded by the exons ATGGATCCTTTGCAATACTTAATGGCAAAACCCGTGCAAGATGAGAAGGCTGCCAAATTGGTCTTGCTTTTGTCagaatttgatattaagtatgtgaCTAAAAAATCTATGAAAGGGAGAGCAATTGCTGATCATTTAGCCCATTGTTCAccagaagaagctgaagagaTCCAAGGAGACTTTCCGGAAGAAGATATCATGGAGATTGAGGTagaatcatggaagatgtattttggTGGAGCAACAAGTCAAAGCAAAAATGGAATTGGAGTTCTCTTAATTTCACCAAAAGGGACACACATTCCATTTTCTGGCAAACTTAACTTCCCTGCCACCAACAATGCCACAAAATATGAAGCTTGCATTATGGGTCCACAAGTAGCCTTAGGCCTAGGAGTGAAGGAGTTGGAG ATCAACATCATCTATAGATATGGGGTACCACATGAGATTATCTCTGACAATGGGTTACATCTTAAGGGAGAAACAGAAAAGTTACTACGACAGTTCAACATTCAGCACCATAAATCTTCACCTTACCGTCATCAGACTAATGGAGCAGTTGACGCTGCTAACAAAAATATAGGGTGA